A genomic window from Vitis riparia cultivar Riparia Gloire de Montpellier isolate 1030 chromosome 18, EGFV_Vit.rip_1.0, whole genome shotgun sequence includes:
- the LOC117906125 gene encoding phenylcoumaran benzylic ether reductase TP7-like gives MAEKSKILIIGGTGYIGKFVVQASAKSGHPTFALVRESTVADPVKGKLIQEFKNSGVTLLHGDLYDHDSLVKAIKQVDVVISTVGFMQLADQVKIIAAIKEAGNVKRFLPSEFGNDVDRVNAVEPAKSAFAAKVQMRRAIEAEGIPYTFVVANCFAGYFLPTLVQPGVSAPPRDKVIILGDGNPKACFNREDDIGTYTIKAVDDPRTLNKILYIKPPNSTLSFNELVSLWESKIGKTLEKVYVPEEQVLKDIQEAPMPINVFLSIQHSVFVNGDQTNFEIEPSFGVEASELYPDVKYCTVDEYLSAFV, from the exons ATGGCCGAGAAAAGCAAGATTCTGATCATTGGAGGAACAGGGTACATCGGAAAGTTCGTGGTCCAAGCCAGTGCAAAATCCGGCCATCCCACCTTCGCTCTCGTCAGAGAAAGCACAGTTGCCGATCCTGTTAAGGGAAAACTCATCCAGGAGTTCAAGAACTCCGGCGTCACCTTGCTCCAC GGAGACTTGTACGACCACGATAGCTTGGTGAAGGCGATAAAGCAAGTGGATGTGGTGATATCTACAGTAGGATTCATGCAGTTAGCTGACCAGGTGAAGATCATTGCTGCCATCAAGGAAGCCGGGAATGTTAAG AGATTCTTACCTTCAGAATTTGGAAACGATGTGGATCGTGTTAATGCGGTTGAACCAGCAAAATCCGCGTTTGCAGCAAAGGTTCAAATGCGCAGGGCCATCGAGGCTGAAGGGATTCCCTACACCTTTGTAGTGGCCAACTGCTTTGCAGGCTATTTTCTCCCTACATTGGTCCAGCCAGGCGTTTCTGCTCCTCCCAGAGACAAAGTCATCATATTAGGGGACGGAAATCCAAAGG CATGCTTTAACAGGGAAGATGATATTGGAACCTACACCATCAAAGCTGTGGATGACCCAAGGACATTGAACAAGATCCTCTACATCAAACCTCCCAACAGCACACTCTCATTTAATGAGCTTGTTTCCTTATGGGAGAGTAAGATTGGCAAAACCCTTGAAAAGGTTTATGTTCCAGAGGAGCAAGTTCTGAAGGACATTCAAG AGGCCCCAATGCCAATTAATGTTTTCTTATCGATCCAGCACTCTGTTTTTGTGAACGGAGACCAAACTAACTTTGAGATAGAGCCCTCTTTCGGGGTGGAAGCTTCTGAGCTTTATCCTGACGTCAAATACTGCACTGTGGATGAATATCTCAGTGCGTTTGTCTGA
- the LOC117907496 gene encoding cyclin-dependent kinase inhibitor 1C-like, translating to MNGRTFVLIFCFWAFLTIITPTLVHLSASAKPNFDFKGEESDGLKARRMMGYLDKHSRSTPVAPAPAPAPAPAPSPAPAPAPAPAPVLAPELGDGENAFLEGLPTQRPRFKRA from the exons ATGAATGGGAGAACCTTCGTTCTCATATTCTGCTTCTGGGCTTTCCTTACAATCATTACTCCTACACTCGTTCACTTGTCCGCCTCTGCCAAACCCAACTTCGATTTCAAAG GTGAGGAAAGCGACGGATTGAAGGCTCGGAGAATGATGGGCTACTTAGATAAACATAGCAGAAGCACACCAGTAGCTCCGGCCCCGGCACCAGCTCCGGCCCCGGCACCATCACCAGCACCAGCACCAGCACCTGCGCCAGCGCCGGTGCTGGCACCAGAACTAGGGGATGGGGAAAATGCTTTCCTGGAAGGCCTTCCAACACAAAGACCAAGATTCAAGAGAGCATGA
- the LOC117907885 gene encoding protein RER1B-like — protein MERVEGDAASAVAPLAKWKNDFSRAFQHYLDKSTPHPVHRWLGTLAVAAIYVLRVYYVQGFYIVSYGLGIYILNLLIGFLSPKVDPELEVLDGASLPTKGSDEFKPFIRRLPEFKFWYSITKAFCVAFLMTFFSVFDVPVFWPILLCYWIVLFVLTMKRQIMHMIKYKYVPFSIGKQRYTGKKSAASSRGLPRD, from the exons ATGGAGAGAGTTGAGGGTGATGCCGCCTCCGCGGTGGCCCCTCTTGCCAAGTGGAAAAATGACTTTTCGAGGGCATTTCAGCATTATTTGGATAAATCAACTCCTCATCCAGTCCATAGGTGGCTCGGAACTCTTGCTGTTGCAGCAATTTATGTCTTACGGGTTTACTATGTTCAAGGGTTCTACATTGTATCATATGGCCTTGGAATATATATCTTGAATCTGTTGATTGGGTTTCTGTCACCAAAGGTCGATCCAGAGCTTGAAGTCTTGGATGGAGCTTCATTACCAACAAAAGGCTCAGATGAATTTAAGCCTTTCATTCGCCGCCTCCCTGAGTTCAAGTTTTG GTATTCCATTACCAAAGCTTTCTGTGTGGCCTTTCTGATGACCTTCTTTTCTGTATTCGACGTCCCTGTTTTCTGGCCCATACTACTCTGCTATTGGATTGTTCTATTTGTCCTCACCATGAAGCGACAAATCATGCACATGATTAAGTACAAATATGTCCCATTCAGCATTGGAAAGCAG AGGTATACTGGGAAGAAGTCTGCTGCAAGTAGCAGGGGATTACCAAGGGACTGA